A stretch of DNA from Deinococcus seoulensis:
CTGCACCGTGTGAATCGCCCAGACCTCGAATCCCAGGCGTTGCAGGGGAAACACGGCGGCCGCGTTCCCCACATGCCCGTAACTGACCCACGACTGAATGCTCAGGATGTTCTGCGGCGTACCCGTCATGCCCCCAGGATACCCGGCACCCTCTCCACGGCACTGCATTCCAGAGTCCCTACAGGGCGTGAAGGGTCAGTGGTCCGAACACCCGCCCCCACAGGTCCGCCTTGTCCCGCGCGCCCGACAGGTCCAGCGGCGTGGCGCCCGCCACCGTCAACTGCCACCCGTCACCGCGCCGCACCAGTTCACCCAGCCGCACCGCGCCCCCGTGCGAACGGTCCAGGCCGTCCGCGACCCGCAGGACCGCCGCCAGCCGCGTCACCCGCGCGCGGTCCCCGGCCCCGAGTGCCATGAACTCCGCGTGCGAGGGTTTCGGCACGCTCTTGCGGTGGTAACGGGCCAGTTGCGCGATCAGCTCGATCTCACGCGGACTGAACCCCCGAAGTTCCGCGTGCCGGATCAGGTACGCCGAGTGCTTGTGGTGCGCGCTCTGGGCCACGATCTGCCCCACCTCGTGCAGCGCGCCCGCCGCCGTCAGCAGGCTGCGGTCCTCATGATCGACCGGCTCGCCCGCCGCGTGCAGCGCGTCCAGCAGCCCCCGCGACAGCGCCGCCACCTGCCGCGAATGGGACAGGTTCGCGCCGAACCGCTCGGCGGTTCCCAGCACGCTCCGCTGCCGCGCACTCAGCGCCGACCGGTACGCCTGAAACCGCGACAATTCCTCGATCAGCATGCCCTCGCGCAGCGCACCCTCACTGACCGTCACCTGCCGCGCCCCCAGCACCTCCAGCGCCGCGTGCAGCGTCGCCAGCCCCGCCACGACCGTCTCGGAACGCCGCTCCAGGCCCGGCACGCGCGCCCGCGCCGCGCCCTTCAGCCCCCGCACGTGCTCCAGCAACGCGCCCAGTTCGGCCAGCGTGAACGTCACGCCGTTCACGCCCTCCGGCCCGTCGCCACTGCCGCCCACCGCGCCGCGCCGCGCCACGATCGCCGCCGCCGCCGCCTCTGCCGTCCCGCTCGACAGCACCGCCCGCGTGCCCGGCCGCACCCGGAACCGCTCCACGTGCGGAGCGAGCGCCGTGCGGACCGCGTCCGTCAGCGCCTGCACCTCCCGGCGGGCCGGTACGTCCGACCGGAAGAACGCACGCGTCATCCGAATCCCACCCAGCGGCAGGCTCAGCACGTCACGCGGCGCGTGCCCGTCCCCCCGCACGAACTCCAGACTGCCGCCCCCCAGGTCCAGCAGCACGTTGTCCTCACCCAGTTCCACGCTGTGCGCCGCGCCCAGGTACGTCAGTTCACCCTCACGCGCTCCCGAGATGATCACCG
This window harbors:
- a CDS encoding Ppx/GppA phosphatase family protein, with the protein product MRVAVADVGTNSSHLLIAEAAQGDAGGFRVLDALKDRTRLGECLDGAGNLTPEGEDRLASALTRFRELASGAGVAEVHVYATSALREAPNGAEVAGRMLSRTGVYPVIISGAREGELTYLGAAHSVELGEDNVLLDLGGGSLEFVRGDGHAPRDVLSLPLGGIRMTRAFFRSDVPARREVQALTDAVRTALAPHVERFRVRPGTRAVLSSGTAEAAAAAIVARRGAVGGSGDGPEGVNGVTFTLAELGALLEHVRGLKGAARARVPGLERRSETVVAGLATLHAALEVLGARQVTVSEGALREGMLIEELSRFQAYRSALSARQRSVLGTAERFGANLSHSRQVAALSRGLLDALHAAGEPVDHEDRSLLTAAGALHEVGQIVAQSAHHKHSAYLIRHAELRGFSPREIELIAQLARYHRKSVPKPSHAEFMALGAGDRARVTRLAAVLRVADGLDRSHGGAVRLGELVRRGDGWQLTVAGATPLDLSGARDKADLWGRVFGPLTLHAL